From Niallia sp. Man26:
GCATTTGCTGGCTTTGGCAGGATGTCTCGCTTTAAATCCGGAAATTATTGTATTAGATGAACCGATTGCACAGCTTGACCCATACCATGCAAAGCAGATGTATGAGATATTGCGAAAGCTTCATTGCGAGCACAATAAAACGATAATTGTGATTGAACATCATACAGAGTTTATTGCTGAATATTGCTCTGAAGTGCTGTTATTAGATAAAGGGAAGATTGTCTGGAAGAAATCTGTTAAAGAAGCGCTGACTGCAGTTTCTGACTTAACGGTACGCAATATTTTTCCACCGCAAGTAACTCAGGCAGCAAACGCACTTAAACTTGAAACATTGCCAATTACGCTAAGAGAAGCTTGTGATACCTTTGCAGAGTTTAAAAGACACGAATTGTCTAGTAGTAATGGTGTCAGTTCTTCATCCATATCAAAACCAGTAGCAGAATTTAAAGAGGTAGATTTCTCCTATCAAACGGTGGAGCGGTCGTATAAAAAGATACTAGAAAACATAAATATCTCGTTTTATCAAGGCGAGAAGGTGGCAATCGTCGGCAATAATGGTGCTGGAAAATCCACGCTGCTTCGGTTATTGACAGGCTTTCGCAAGCCTCAATCAGGCCAAGTTTACGTAAAGGGAAAGCTTACTGCAAAACAGTCGCCAGAAAAGCTTGCAGATATTGTCACATATATCTATCAAAATCCAGAACAGATGTTTATTGAAGATTCTGTCCGCAAAGATGTGGAATTCTATTTAAAAGCACGTAACCGAAAGGGATATGAAGAAACCGTAGATTATATTCTTGAACTTTTTCATTTAACAGAATTGCAGAATAAAGACAGCAGGCTTATGAGTGGTGGCCAACAGAGGAGAGCATCTTTAGCTATAGGAGCTGCTATGGATCCAGCTGTTATCTTGCTTGATGAACCGACAGCCAATCTTGATATTGCCACACGCAAGCAGTTAATTCAATTTATTGATAAATTGGCTGACAGAACGGAGCTAGTTTTAATGGCTACTCATGATATG
This genomic window contains:
- a CDS encoding energy-coupling factor transporter ATPase → MNSLIDIKNVSFTYPNEKEPILKDVHLTVEKGEFLAVIGGNGSGKSTLCKLLNGLIPHYYSGDFEGEAVINGLNSATSTVAELSEHVGYVYQDFENQIVQARVLEDAAFAPLHFGYSDYLERARNALTIVGLQDYEDEFVWQLSGGQKHLLALAGCLALNPEIIVLDEPIAQLDPYHAKQMYEILRKLHCEHNKTIIVIEHHTEFIAEYCSEVLLLDKGKIVWKKSVKEALTAVSDLTVRNIFPPQVTQAANALKLETLPITLREACDTFAEFKRHELSSSNGVSSSSISKPVAEFKEVDFSYQTVERSYKKILENINISFYQGEKVAIVGNNGAGKSTLLRLLTGFRKPQSGQVYVKGKLTAKQSPEKLADIVTYIYQNPEQMFIEDSVRKDVEFYLKARNRKGYEETVDYILELFHLTELQNKDSRLMSGGQQRRASLAIGAAMDPAVILLDEPTANLDIATRKQLIQFIDKLADRTELVLMATHDMQLVSEWATRVVVMNNGQIIYDGNKDGLFSNPMLMRRAGIIPPQIVELSHQLNITPAKYTIDSFIELFQEEPGWIMQKT